In Panicum virgatum strain AP13 chromosome 4N, P.virgatum_v5, whole genome shotgun sequence, a single window of DNA contains:
- the LOC120668630 gene encoding protein STAR1-like, which produces MGSASGDDALGEHLLLDVDGPASGGGGAAAPKIRVRGLRRLADGAAGDEILRGVDLDVPRGVVMGVIGPSGSGKSTLLRALNRLWEPAPGAVLLDGADIRGIDVLALRRRVGMLFQLPAMFEGTVADNVRYGPQLRGKKLTEAEVKNLLSLADLDPALSSKPASELSVGQAQRVALARTLANDPEVLLLDEPTSALDPISTQNIEEALVRLKKARGLTTVIVSHSVKQIQRIADLVCLVVAGEIVEVLAPSQLSDAKHPMARRFLELSG; this is translated from the exons ATGGGCTCAGCCTCAGGTGATGATGCTCTCGGGGAGCACCTGCTGCTGGACGTGGACGGccccgccagcggcggcggcggcgcggcggcgcccaagATACGGGTGCGCGGGCTGCGCCGCCTGGCGGACGGGGCGGCGGGCGACGAGATCCTGCGGGGCGTCGACCTGGACGTCCCGCGCGGCGTGGTGATGGGCGTCATCGGGCCCAGCGGCAGCGGCAAGTCCACGCTGCTCCGCGCGCTCAACCGCCTCTGGGAGCCCGCCCCCGGCGCCGTGCTCCTCGACGGCGCCGACATCCGCGGCATCGACGTCCTCGCGCTCCGCCGCAGGGTCGGCATGCTCTTCCAGCTCCCCGCCATGTTCGAAG GAACCGTGGCGGACAACGTGCGCTACGGGCCGCAGCTGCGCGGCAAGAAGCTCACAGAAGCCGAAGTGAAGAATCTGCTGAGCCTGGCGGACCTGGACCCTGCTCTGTCCTCCAAGCCGGCCTCCGAGCTGTCCGTCGGCCAGGCGCAGCGCGTCGCCTTGGCGCGCACCCTCGCCAACGACCCCGAG GTGCTCCTGCTGGACGAGCCGACGAGCGCACTGGACCCCATCTCCACGCAAAACATCGAGGAGGCCCTCGTGCGACTGAAGAAGGCGAGGGGGCTCACCACGGTGATCGTCTCCCACAGCGTGAAGCAGATCCAGCGCATCGCGGACTTGGTGtgcctcgtcgtcgccggcgagatCGTGGAGGTGCTAGCGCCTTCCCAGCTGTCCGACGCCAAGCACCCCATGGCCAGGCGCTTCTTGGAGCTCAGCGGCTAA
- the LOC120668631 gene encoding RING-H2 finger protein ATL43-like, which translates to MEPSRRLLLSDYDGAVESPLPSPPHPSATPFRPGVAVVVGILTSVFSITFLLLLYAKHCKRSAAESSGPYGGGAGSGGFGSSGAGAAGDRRNSGVDRAVVESLPVFRYGALRGQKEGLECAVCLGRFEPSEALRLLPKCRHGFHVECVDTWLDAHSTCPLCRSRVDPEDVLLLPEPPKPSTTGPPDPPDAKAAAKEASPGAPAAPAPSPAPGGRRISGRHSTGSVRAPGRVGPSSRRSADGGVAIGCFDGAKVRKDRVLLVEPAAVVAEPDPEAFDRRFGHRILVSTVGGCAGETPPAAQQRWSDLRPSDLMFVRSEFLVTDAAGRYSCSATVASSGSARSAIGVRSLSELAGVCRLPPIRAGAREGEPRATGAPRRWRPGSSWWGPARVRA; encoded by the coding sequence ATGGAGCCGTCGCGGCGGCTCCTGCTGTCGGACTACGACGGCGCGGTCGAgtcgccgctgccgtcgccgccgcacccctCGGCCACGCCGTTCCGGCCCGGGGTGGCCGTCGTCGTGGGCATCCTCACCAGCGTCTTCTCCATCACGTTCCTGCTCCTGCTCTACGCCAAGCACTGCAAGCGCAGCGCCGCGGAGTCGTCGGGGccctacggcggcggcgccggcagcggcgggttCGGGTCgtcgggcgccggcgcggcgggcgacCGGAGGAACTCGGGCGTCGACCGCGCCGTCGTGGAGTCGCTGCCCGTGTTCCGCTACGGCGCGCTGCGCGGGCAGAAGGAGGGGCTCGAGTGCGCCGTCTGCCTCGGCCGCTTCGAGCCCTCGGAGGCGCTGCGGCTGCTGCCCAAGTGCCGGCACGGGTTCCACGTCGAGTGCGTCGACACCTGGCTCGACGCGCACTCCACCTGCCCGCTCTGCCGCTCCCGCGTCGACCCGGAGGACGTGCTGCTGCTCCCGGAGCCGCCCAAGCCGTCCACCACGGGGCCGCCCGACCCGCCGGACGCCAAGGCGGCGGCCAAAGAGGCGTCCCCGGGGGCGCCCGCCGCTCCCGCTCCGTCGCCCGCGCCGGGCGGGCGGAGGATCTCCGGCCGGCACTCCACGGGGTCGGTGCGCGCGCCCGGGCGGGTCGGCCCCAGCTCGCGCCGGTCGGCCGACGGCGGAGTGGCCATCGGCTGCTTCGACGGCGCCAAGGTGCGCAAGGACCGCGTGCTCCTGGTGGAGCCCGCGGCCGTGGTGGCCGAGCCGGATCCGGAGGCGTTCGACCGGCGGTTCGGGCACCGCATCCTGGTGAGCACGGTGGGCGGGTGCGCGGGCGAGACGCCCCCCGCGGCGCAGCAGCGGTGGAGCGACCTGCGGCCGTCGGACCTCATGTTCGTGCGCTCCGAGTTCCTGGTCACGGACGCCGCCGGTCGCTACTCCTGCTCCGCGACCGTCGCCAGCTCGGGCAGCGCCCGGAGCGCCATCGGCGTGCGGAGCCTGTCGGAGCTGGCGGGCGTCTGCCGCCTCCCGCCCATCCGCGCCGGGGCGCGCGAGGGCGAGCCCCGGGCCaccggcgcgccgcggcggtggcggcccggGTCGAGCTGGTGGGGGCCCGCCCGCGTCCGGGCGTAA
- the LOC120668633 gene encoding uncharacterized protein LOC120668633 isoform X1 produces MDIKPFVKPGLPFVSSNKNIDMLSQSEKRGSSLCKGKVQSDKLAALMAYRKAKGLCYKCVLKWGSQHKCPESVALNVAEELWQMISQDDVVAEPSQEDSDSGEDLMALSDQAVQGTCIGKTIKLAAHFGKHSAVVLLDSGSSHNFISEQLAACLPNWQLLRKPLQVKVANDSVLICTHEVTCAWLVQGVQFETTFRILPLQCYDSILGMDWLEQFNPMQIHWVEKWLSFTYKGAKVQLQGLTDTTSTLLPLSGDQLNALLRHNDIWCVVQLNTLNASELVKEQSLPPLHSSFTNTLICLLNPLAHHLSDASTILYHCWQDPNLFGSGPTGTHQLKRMNLNDKSLIFSRII; encoded by the coding sequence ATGGATATCAAACCTTTTGTCAAACCTGGGCTTCCTTTTGTTTCTTCCAACAAGAATATTGATATGCTGTCTCAGTCTGAAAAGAGGGGTTCTTCTCTGTGTAAAGGGAAGGTTCAGTCTGACAAATTGGCAGCACTTATGGCTTATAGGAAGGCTAAGGGATTGTGCTACAAGTGTGTTTTGAAATGGGGTTCTCAACATAAGTGTCCAGAATCTGTGGCTTTGAATGTTGCCGAAGAACTTTGGCAAATGATTTCCCAGGATGATGTAGTGGCGGAACCTTCCCAAGAGGATTCTGATTCTGGTGAGGACCTTATGGCCTTGTCTGACCAAGCTGTTCAAGGTACTTGTATTGGCAAGACAATCAAGTTGGCTGCTCATTTTGGCAAACATAGTGCTGTGGTGCTACTTGATTCTGGCAGTTCTCATAACTTTATTAGTGAGCAGTTAGCAGCTTGTTTACCTAATTGGCAATTACTCCGGAAGCCTCTCCAAGTGAAAGTAGCCAATGACAGTGTGCTTATCTGTACTCATGAAGTCACTTGTGCTTGGCTTGTGCAAGGAGTTCAGTTTGAAACAACATTCAGAATCCTTCCTCTACAATGTTATGATTCCATCTTGGGCATGGACTGGCTGGAACAATTTAATCCAATGCAGATTCATTGGGTGGAGAAGTGGTTATCCTTTACATACAAGGGGGCTAAGGTACAGCTGCAAGGACTAACTGACACAACATCTACTCTTCTTCCTTTGTCTGGGGATCAATTGAATGCCTTGTTACGGCACAATGATATTTGGTGTGTGGTCCAACTTAATACTTTGAATGCTTCTGAACTTGTTAAAGAGCAGTCTCTTCCTCCACTGCACAGCTCCTTCACAAATACTCTGATCTGTTTGCTGAACCCACTGGCACACCACCTGTCAGATGCATCAACCATACTATACCATTGTTGGCAGGATCCCAACCTTTTCGGCTCAGGCCCTACAGGTACACACCAGCTCAAAAGGATGAATTTGAACGACAAGTCACTCATCTTCTCAAGAATCATATGA
- the LOC120668633 gene encoding uncharacterized protein LOC120668633 isoform X2 — MALAKDSISTVLAKLEELGQKFDNMDRKTDETTQKIEEMQQSVRQLKDEQISLTSWKPELEDKVSDLQNSVFLLKQKVDCFIHKLPKTEKVENGVPHGVSISAHLGASAAAGTSGPNGHSVDPSHLSVGAGVVTTPVPPPVTGRSVIGSSYLRDTSQ, encoded by the exons ATGGCACTAGCCAAGGATTCCATCTCCACCGTGTTAGCCAAGTTGGAGGAACTCGGCCAGAAGTTCGACAACATGGATCGCAAGACCGACGAGACCACCCAGAAAATTGAGGAGATGCAGCAGTCCGTTCGTCAACTCAAGGACGAGCAGATCTCCTTGACAAGTTGGAAGCCGGAACTTGAAGATAAGGTCTCGGATCTGCAGAATTCAGTCTTCCTGCTGAAACAAAAGGTGGACTGCTTCATCCATAAACTACCCAAGACAGAGAAGGTGGAGAATGGTGTTCCACATGGAGTGTCCATTTCCGCCCATCTGGGAGCTTCTGCTGCAGCAGGGACCTCCGGGCCTAATGGCCACAGCGTCGATCCATCTCACCTGAGTGTTGGTGCTGGGGTTGTCACCACCCCGGTGCCACCTCCGGTCACAG GAAGAAGTGTTATTGGGTCATCCTACCTTCGAGACACGTCGCAATGA